A genomic segment from Deinococcus sp. YIM 77859 encodes:
- a CDS encoding N-acetylmannosamine-6-phosphate 2-epimerase → MAEHRAERSAAEVLKRLRGRLVVSCQANPESPLRDSYIISRLALAAEQGGAAGLRIQGFEDVQAVRAVTRLPIIGLTKTNREDTAVYITPTAAEGVRLAELGCEIVALDATLRPRPEPLAELIAAVHAAGARVLADISTLAEAEAALAAGADLVSTTLSGYTPYSRQLSTPDWTLMDELHAAGLPFVAEGRINRPEDAARALRQGAAWVVVGSAITRPEVVTRWFAEALHI, encoded by the coding sequence ATGGCTGAGCACAGGGCTGAGCGGTCCGCCGCCGAGGTGCTGAAGCGGCTGCGTGGCCGCCTGGTCGTGTCCTGCCAGGCGAACCCGGAAAGCCCGCTGCGTGACTCCTACATCATCAGCCGCCTGGCGCTGGCGGCCGAACAGGGCGGCGCCGCCGGGCTGCGCATTCAGGGCTTCGAGGACGTTCAGGCGGTGCGGGCGGTGACGAGGCTCCCCATCATCGGCCTGACCAAGACCAACCGGGAAGACACCGCGGTCTATATCACGCCCACCGCCGCCGAGGGCGTGCGGCTGGCCGAGCTGGGCTGCGAGATCGTGGCCCTGGATGCCACCCTACGGCCCCGCCCCGAACCCCTGGCAGAGCTGATCGCGGCGGTGCATGCCGCCGGGGCCCGGGTGCTCGCCGACATCAGCACGCTGGCCGAGGCAGAGGCCGCGCTGGCTGCGGGAGCAGACCTCGTGAGCACCACCCTGAGCGGGTACACGCCCTACAGCCGCCAGCTCAGCACGCCGGACTGGACACTGATGGACGAGCTCCACGCGGCAGGTCTCCCCTTTGTCGCTGAAGGCCGGATCAACCGGCCGGAGGACGCGGCGCGGGCCCTCCGGCAGGGAGCCGCCTGGGTGGTGGTGGGCAGCGCCATCACCCGTCCAGAGGTGGTGACCCGCTGGTTTGCCGAGGCGCTGCACATCTAG
- a CDS encoding AAA family ATPase, translating to MRPLRLELQGFTAFRQHTVLDFSDLELFALVGPTGSGKSSLLDAMTFALYGTTPRLGSTGLDALISQGERGLSVGLTFEVGGETYRVARSKGRRQAENEVRLERREGPHWVSLSAGGTRSVNERIRQVVGLDFETFRRSVLLPQGEFSRLLHGKSADRRELLGELMGLRHVEAMRAYAGNRAGELRRDLGTRHALLEGEYAGVTEEAVKALRAEREAVDADAERLTDTREHLQEQVNRLRALEGVWREREDKSRRLKLLEARTAPVREGAERAARARRVAGVLPLLDAAERARIAAEREERERTEAQQAEARARQALEAATAALERAQLAESRIPELEAKADALREAEADAARLRRAGGTPQTTHPAPLPWDEDAFFAAREAAQKLERLRLERAQLTARRSALEAERERQKNELRRQTALEAEQERVQREGKAARAAHLQAEEAVRAARVAAGVQAYRTHLHAGEPCPLCLQVVTEVPSPEGVDLAALEAAAESARAELEGRKLRYREITLELDHLRKTTEERQAALRDTEAQLRQDEEDLRRAEERLSGDPQDTAARLLAGLAARVRAAGADPARERQKLLAEIRGLRSGLSEAQTTLARAQSAHAAAQATLHSASQAAQGRAREARAAQEALEAALAALGLDAAQARAAALPEADISALEEAARTHTAQVEQLRAQLAELNRQLGLEPFDPAQLRQAERDLTATDAALRAAREQAGRLAEQERSARERLKRRCEIEAQAKVLATQLDTWQTLTNTLRANEFQQFLLAEVEARLLTGAGTLLFQISDGRYRLALEDGEYVVQDLWNAGEPRAVKTLSGGETFLASLSLAIALSDYLAGNKVLGALFLDEGFGTLDPQALEAVANALENLRTQGRMVGVVTHVESLSERLPSRLIVTKSVAGSSVQRLDG from the coding sequence ATGAGACCGCTGCGCCTCGAACTCCAGGGCTTTACCGCTTTTCGGCAACACACCGTGCTCGACTTTTCGGACCTGGAGCTGTTCGCGCTTGTGGGCCCGACCGGTAGCGGAAAATCCAGCCTCCTTGACGCGATGACCTTTGCGCTGTACGGAACGACGCCGCGGCTGGGCTCCACCGGGCTGGACGCTCTGATCTCGCAGGGGGAACGGGGACTGTCGGTTGGCCTGACCTTTGAGGTGGGTGGCGAGACCTACCGGGTGGCCCGCTCCAAAGGGCGGCGACAGGCCGAAAATGAGGTGCGGCTCGAACGGCGCGAGGGCCCGCACTGGGTCAGCCTCAGCGCGGGCGGCACCCGCAGCGTCAACGAGCGGATTCGTCAGGTCGTGGGCCTCGACTTCGAGACCTTCCGGCGCAGCGTCCTGCTGCCCCAGGGTGAATTCAGCCGCCTGCTGCACGGCAAAAGCGCGGATCGCCGGGAACTGCTCGGCGAACTCATGGGCCTGCGGCACGTGGAGGCCATGCGCGCCTATGCGGGGAACCGCGCAGGAGAGCTGCGGCGCGACCTGGGCACTCGGCATGCCCTGCTAGAAGGTGAATACGCGGGCGTGACCGAGGAGGCGGTCAAGGCGCTGCGCGCCGAGCGGGAGGCGGTGGACGCGGACGCCGAACGCCTGACCGACACGCGCGAGCACCTGCAGGAGCAGGTCAACCGCCTGCGCGCGCTGGAAGGCGTCTGGCGCGAGCGCGAGGACAAGAGCCGCCGACTGAAGCTGCTTGAAGCCCGGACTGCACCGGTGCGCGAGGGGGCGGAACGGGCCGCGCGGGCACGGCGGGTGGCCGGCGTGCTGCCCCTGCTTGACGCCGCCGAGCGCGCGCGGATCGCCGCCGAGCGCGAGGAACGGGAACGCACCGAGGCGCAGCAGGCAGAAGCCCGGGCCCGGCAGGCCCTGGAGGCCGCGACCGCCGCCCTGGAAAGGGCGCAGCTCGCCGAGAGCCGCATTCCAGAGCTGGAAGCCAAGGCAGACGCCCTGCGGGAGGCAGAAGCCGACGCCGCTCGCCTGAGGCGGGCAGGGGGAACGCCGCAGACCACGCACCCTGCTCCCCTACCCTGGGACGAGGACGCTTTTTTTGCCGCGCGCGAGGCCGCACAGAAGCTGGAGCGGCTGCGGCTGGAGCGGGCCCAGCTCACCGCCCGCCGCAGCGCGCTGGAGGCCGAGCGTGAGCGCCAGAAAAACGAGCTGCGCCGTCAAACTGCGCTCGAAGCCGAGCAGGAACGCGTTCAGCGGGAGGGCAAGGCCGCCCGCGCCGCGCACCTTCAGGCCGAGGAGGCGGTAAGGGCGGCTCGGGTGGCGGCGGGGGTGCAGGCGTACCGAACCCATCTGCACGCGGGGGAACCCTGTCCGCTGTGTCTGCAGGTGGTGACAGAGGTGCCCTCCCCAGAGGGTGTAGACCTCGCGGCGCTGGAGGCCGCCGCCGAGTCCGCCCGCGCGGAGTTGGAGGGCCGCAAGCTGCGTTACCGCGAGATCACGCTCGAACTCGACCACCTGCGCAAGACGACGGAAGAGCGCCAAGCCGCCCTGAGGGACACCGAGGCCCAACTTCGCCAGGACGAGGAGGATCTGCGCCGCGCCGAAGAGCGCCTCTCGGGAGATCCCCAGGACACGGCGGCACGGCTCCTTGCCGGGCTGGCAGCGCGGGTGCGGGCCGCGGGGGCAGATCCGGCGCGCGAACGGCAGAAGCTGCTGGCCGAGATCAGGGGCCTGCGCTCCGGGCTGAGCGAGGCGCAGACCACCCTGGCCCGCGCGCAGAGCGCTCATGCAGCGGCGCAGGCCACCCTCCACTCGGCCAGTCAGGCCGCGCAGGGCCGGGCCCGTGAGGCGCGGGCGGCGCAGGAGGCCCTGGAAGCCGCGCTCGCCGCGCTTGGTCTGGACGCCGCGCAGGCCCGCGCCGCTGCCCTTCCCGAAGCGGACATCAGCGCGCTGGAGGAGGCCGCCCGCACCCATACCGCCCAGGTCGAACAGCTCCGAGCGCAGCTCGCCGAGCTGAACCGGCAGCTTGGGCTGGAACCCTTCGACCCGGCGCAGCTTCGGCAGGCCGAGCGCGATCTCACCGCCACCGACGCCGCCCTCAGGGCAGCCCGTGAGCAGGCAGGTCGCCTGGCCGAGCAGGAGCGCAGCGCCCGCGAACGTCTGAAACGCCGCTGCGAGATCGAGGCGCAGGCCAAAGTCCTGGCCACGCAGCTCGACACCTGGCAAACCCTCACCAATACGCTGAGGGCCAACGAGTTCCAGCAGTTTCTCCTCGCGGAGGTGGAGGCGCGGCTCCTCACGGGCGCAGGGACCCTGCTCTTTCAGATCAGCGACGGGCGCTACCGCCTCGCGCTGGAAGACGGCGAGTACGTCGTACAGGACCTGTGGAATGCGGGCGAACCGCGCGCGGTCAAGACCCTCTCCGGCGGTGAAACCTTCCTGGCCAGCCTCAGCCTGGCGATCGCCCTGAGTGACTACCTGGCCGGCAACAAGGTGCTGGGGGCACTCTTCCTCGACGAGGGCTTCGGCACGCTGGACCCGCAGGCGCTCGAGGCGGTGGCGAACGCGCTGGAGAACCTGCGGACGCAGGGGCGCATGGTGGGCGTGGTCACGCACGTCGAAAGCCTCTCCGAGCGGCTCCCCAGTCGCCTGATCGTCACCAAGAGTGTGGCCGGAAGCAGCGTGCAGCGGCTGGACGGATAG
- a CDS encoding tetratricopeptide repeat protein — MKRRSLGLLLAAALLSGAAAQTQPAAPATAQPASKAAPPAARPTPPAANYVVLGNYYYTQGQFDLAYVAFRAAAEMEPRNADALLGLGRSQMRLRLYAPAIETLRRLVTQDPGNVSGYIALSQAYQQQFMGASDRSAVTGNLAEALRVLDAAERTVQDQAGPEQRVNLSKVWNERGYVYKLQGDLNRALDAFRQASALNPDNAVILSNLGEMHYATGNLVAALDSLQKAVIADPRDPYSRAYYAKLLALSGNTTAAKPEAAQAARLAPTNAYAVGQYGVVSYLSKDPATARVQLAQAVKLDPLRYPEFYYYLGRLDLDAGDLKAARENLTRAAALGSTIPEYAYYLGLSYERGAGVIAPDRIKARENYERALKLNPNYALAREALNRVR; from the coding sequence GTGAAACGACGTTCCCTCGGCCTGCTCCTCGCGGCGGCCCTTCTCTCCGGCGCAGCTGCACAGACGCAGCCGGCGGCGCCCGCCACCGCCCAGCCGGCGTCCAAGGCGGCTCCTCCTGCGGCTCGCCCCACGCCGCCCGCCGCGAACTACGTGGTGCTGGGCAACTACTACTACACCCAGGGACAGTTTGACCTGGCCTACGTGGCCTTTCGCGCTGCGGCCGAGATGGAGCCGCGGAACGCAGACGCGCTGCTGGGGTTGGGCCGCTCGCAGATGCGGCTGCGGCTCTATGCGCCCGCCATCGAGACGCTGCGCCGCCTCGTCACGCAAGATCCGGGGAACGTCAGTGGGTACATCGCGCTGTCGCAGGCGTATCAGCAGCAGTTTATGGGCGCGAGCGACCGTTCGGCGGTGACCGGCAACCTCGCTGAGGCGCTGCGTGTTCTGGATGCGGCCGAGCGAACCGTACAGGATCAGGCGGGACCTGAACAGCGGGTCAACCTCAGCAAGGTCTGGAATGAGCGCGGGTACGTCTACAAGCTTCAGGGAGACCTGAACCGCGCCCTGGATGCCTTCCGGCAGGCCAGCGCCCTCAACCCTGATAACGCCGTTATTCTCTCCAACCTGGGCGAGATGCACTACGCGACCGGCAACCTGGTGGCCGCGCTGGATAGCCTGCAAAAGGCCGTGATCGCCGATCCCCGCGACCCCTACAGCCGCGCCTACTACGCCAAGCTGCTCGCCCTGAGCGGCAACACGACCGCCGCCAAGCCGGAGGCGGCGCAGGCAGCCCGCCTGGCCCCCACGAACGCCTACGCGGTGGGGCAGTACGGGGTGGTGAGTTACCTCAGCAAGGACCCCGCGACGGCCCGCGTGCAGCTTGCGCAGGCCGTGAAGCTCGATCCCCTGCGCTACCCCGAGTTCTACTACTACCTCGGCCGCCTCGACCTGGACGCCGGAGACCTCAAGGCAGCCCGCGAGAATCTCACGCGGGCGGCTGCCCTGGGCAGCACCATCCCGGAGTACGCCTACTACCTGGGCCTGAGTTACGAGCGTGGGGCGGGCGTCATCGCCCCCGACCGCATCAAGGCCCGCGAGAACTACGAGCGTGCCCTGAAACTCAACCCCAACTACGCGCTGGCCCGGGAGGCTTTGAACCGCGTCCGTTAA
- the coaE gene encoding dephospho-CoA kinase (Dephospho-CoA kinase (CoaE) performs the final step in coenzyme A biosynthesis.), with protein sequence MSLPPPHPRRLGLTGSIGAGKSTVARLLRARGLTVLDADEVAREVTRDPAVLAEIEAAFPGVLRDGVLDRAALAAAAFADPARLAVLNAITHPRVRQRMLALEEAAAARGEGWIVQDVPLLLEGGLEGAMDAVLVVDAPLDLRIARVTARSGLTAEEVRARDARQMPAEEKRKRATFVLDNSGDLADLERQVDAALGALGMAPPATSAPPEESPSRS encoded by the coding sequence ATGTCGCTCCCCCCACCCCATCCCCGCCGGCTGGGCCTGACCGGCTCTATCGGCGCGGGCAAAAGCACGGTCGCCCGCCTGCTGCGCGCGCGCGGCCTCACCGTCCTTGACGCCGATGAGGTGGCCCGCGAGGTCACGCGTGACCCAGCCGTGCTGGCCGAAATCGAGGCCGCCTTTCCTGGAGTTTTGCGAGACGGCGTGCTCGACCGCGCGGCTCTGGCCGCCGCCGCCTTTGCGGACCCCGCACGGCTCGCGGTGCTGAACGCGATTACCCATCCACGGGTGCGGCAGAGGATGCTGGCCCTGGAAGAGGCCGCCGCCGCGCGGGGCGAAGGCTGGATCGTGCAGGACGTGCCCCTGCTGCTGGAGGGCGGCCTGGAAGGGGCCATGGACGCCGTGCTCGTGGTGGATGCGCCCCTCGACCTGCGGATTGCCCGCGTGACTGCCCGCAGCGGCCTCACCGCTGAGGAGGTGCGGGCGCGCGACGCCCGGCAGATGCCCGCCGAGGAGAAACGCAAACGGGCCACCTTCGTGCTGGACAACAGCGGCGACCTGGCGGACCTGGAGCGGCAGGTGGACGCGGCGCTGGGCGCACTGGGCATGGCGCCGCCAGCGACGAGCGCCCCACCCGAAGAAAGCCCCAGCCGGAGCTGA
- the sodA gene encoding superoxide dismutase [Mn] — protein MAYQLPDLPYPEDALEPHIDARTMNIHRTKHHQTYVDNANKALEGTAFADLPVEALIQRLDEVPADKKNVLRNNAGGHANHSLFWTIMTPNGQGQPSGELAQAINDAFGSFDAFKEKFEDAAKARFGSGWAWLVVQPGGKLAVVSTANQDNPLMGEAIAGASGTPILGVDVWEHAYYLNYQNRRPDYLKAFWNVVNWDEVARRYQEAKSQAQ, from the coding sequence ATGGCTTACCAACTGCCCGATCTGCCCTACCCCGAAGACGCTCTCGAGCCGCACATCGACGCCCGCACGATGAACATCCACCGTACCAAGCACCACCAGACGTATGTGGACAACGCCAACAAAGCGCTTGAGGGCACCGCGTTTGCCGATCTGCCCGTTGAGGCGTTGATCCAGCGCCTTGACGAGGTGCCCGCGGACAAGAAGAACGTGCTGCGCAACAACGCGGGTGGTCACGCCAACCACAGCCTCTTCTGGACGATCATGACGCCCAATGGGCAGGGGCAGCCCAGCGGCGAGCTGGCTCAGGCGATCAATGATGCCTTTGGGTCCTTTGACGCCTTTAAGGAGAAGTTCGAGGATGCCGCCAAGGCGCGCTTCGGCTCTGGCTGGGCCTGGCTGGTCGTGCAGCCCGGCGGGAAGCTCGCCGTCGTCAGCACCGCCAACCAGGACAACCCCCTGATGGGTGAGGCGATCGCGGGCGCGAGCGGCACGCCCATCCTCGGTGTGGACGTGTGGGAGCACGCCTACTACCTCAACTACCAAAACCGCCGCCCCGACTACCTCAAGGCCTTTTGGAACGTCGTGAACTGGGATGAGGTCGCCCGCCGCTACCAGGAGGCGAAGTCGCAGGCCCAGTAA
- a CDS encoding CTP synthase, protein MKYIFVTGGVVSSLGKGVASASLGALLRARGYKVTAVKIDPYINIDAGTMRPYEHGEVFVTASGAETDLDIGNYERFLDLDIPPGSNITTGQVYLEVIRRERAGDYLSQTVQVIPHVTDEIKRRIRVAGENAGAEIVLIEVGGTVGDIESLPFLEAIRQFRFDEGDENVLYIHLTLVPYLGTSNEFKTKPTQHSVAELRSVGISPDIVMVRSKEKLPPDITRKIALFTSVRENRVFSSYDVGHVYELPLALEEQGLGKAVEDLLGLERTHPNLGVWQNAVRTIKHPRNEVTIAIAGKYTEMPDAYLSLLESLTHAGIANDARVRVKWVNAEELAEGDLETQLGDAHGILVPGGFGIRGIEGKIKAAEYARTRGVPYLGICLGMQIAVIEYARHVAGLAGANSAEFDPYAPHKVIDLMPEQLEVEGLGGTMRLGDWPMELRAGTKIAGLYGVPGGGTVKERHRHRFEVNPAYVGPLQDAGLVISGVTPGVQGRGAGLVESIEIPEHPFFVALQAHPEFKSRPMRPSPPFVGFVAAALQSGQLPASSRPQERAEA, encoded by the coding sequence ATGAAATACATCTTCGTGACGGGCGGCGTGGTGAGCAGCCTCGGCAAGGGCGTGGCGAGTGCGTCCCTGGGGGCGCTCCTTCGTGCGCGCGGGTACAAGGTCACAGCGGTCAAGATCGATCCCTACATCAATATCGACGCGGGCACCATGCGGCCCTACGAACACGGCGAGGTCTTCGTGACGGCCTCGGGGGCGGAAACTGACCTCGACATCGGCAACTACGAACGCTTTCTCGACCTCGACATCCCGCCGGGCAGCAACATCACGACCGGACAGGTGTACCTGGAAGTGATTCGCCGTGAGCGGGCTGGGGATTACCTCTCGCAGACGGTGCAGGTCATCCCGCACGTCACCGACGAGATCAAACGCCGCATCCGCGTGGCGGGCGAGAACGCCGGGGCCGAGATCGTGCTGATCGAGGTGGGCGGCACCGTGGGCGACATCGAGTCGCTGCCCTTCCTCGAGGCGATTCGGCAGTTCCGCTTCGACGAGGGTGACGAGAACGTCCTCTACATCCACCTTACCCTGGTGCCGTATCTGGGGACCTCCAACGAGTTCAAGACCAAGCCCACCCAGCACTCGGTCGCGGAACTGCGCTCGGTGGGCATCAGCCCCGACATCGTGATGGTGCGCTCCAAGGAGAAGCTGCCGCCCGACATCACCCGCAAGATCGCCCTTTTTACCTCCGTGCGGGAAAACCGGGTCTTTTCCTCCTACGATGTGGGCCACGTCTACGAGCTGCCGCTCGCGCTGGAGGAACAGGGGCTGGGCAAGGCGGTAGAAGACCTGTTGGGGCTGGAGCGGACTCACCCCAACCTGGGCGTGTGGCAGAACGCGGTTCGCACCATCAAGCACCCCAGAAACGAGGTCACCATCGCCATCGCGGGCAAGTACACCGAGATGCCCGACGCCTACCTCAGCCTGCTCGAATCGCTCACCCATGCTGGGATTGCCAACGACGCCCGCGTCAGGGTCAAGTGGGTGAACGCCGAGGAACTGGCGGAGGGTGACCTGGAAACGCAACTGGGGGACGCCCACGGCATCCTGGTGCCGGGTGGCTTCGGCATCCGGGGCATCGAGGGCAAGATCAAGGCTGCCGAATACGCCCGGACGCGCGGCGTCCCCTACCTGGGCATCTGCCTGGGGATGCAGATCGCGGTGATCGAGTACGCGCGGCACGTGGCGGGCCTCGCGGGGGCCAACTCCGCCGAGTTCGATCCCTACGCGCCGCACAAGGTGATCGACCTGATGCCCGAACAGCTTGAGGTGGAGGGCCTGGGCGGCACCATGCGCCTGGGCGACTGGCCGATGGAGCTGCGCGCCGGAACGAAGATCGCGGGGCTGTACGGTGTTCCGGGGGGCGGCACCGTCAAGGAACGCCACCGCCACCGCTTCGAGGTGAACCCGGCCTATGTGGGGCCGCTTCAGGACGCCGGCCTGGTGATCAGCGGCGTGACGCCCGGGGTGCAGGGCCGCGGCGCGGGCCTGGTGGAGAGCATCGAGATTCCGGAACACCCCTTCTTTGTGGCGCTCCAGGCGCACCCCGAGTTCAAGAGCCGCCCCATGCGCCCCAGCCCGCCCTTTGTGGGGTTCGTGGCCGCAGCGCTGCAGAGCGGCCAGCTCCCGGCGTCCAGCCGCCCGCAGGAGAGAGCAGAAGCGTAA
- a CDS encoding ATP-dependent RecD-like DNA helicase, translating to MTAAPPSEPFRVTGGVNRVRFRAESGFTVMSARLRNAEGEDPDATVIGVMPPLEAGDTFSAEVLMEEHREYGYQYRVLNMVLEAQPTDLTEAGVAAYLEARVGGVGKVLAGRIAKTFGPATFDVLEQEPEKLLQVPGVTASTLHKMVSSWSQQGLERRLLAGLQGLGLSISQAQRAVKHFGEAALERLQADLFALTEVEGIGFLTADRLWQARGGAQDDPRRLTAAAVYALQQAGQQGGHSFLSRARAERGVLHYTRVSPEQARLAVETATELGRLADDSTPEGESRIYLPHVLRAEKKLAGLIRTLLATPPAGDEWPAAEDLPAGAVGGLSEEQAQVLHLLAEHRLVVLTGGPGTGKSTTTRAVADLAERLGLEVGLCAPTGKAARRLGEVTGRPASTIHRLLGYGPAGFRHNHLEPAPYDLLIVDEVSMTGDALMLSLLAAVPPGARVLLVGDTDQLPPVEAGLPLLAIAQTAPTVRLSRVYRQAAENPIIRAAHGLLHGQAPAWGDPRLDLTETEPDVGARRVALMVRELGGPGQVQVLTPMRKGPLGVEALNRHLQSLFNPGEGGIRIADGEARPGDVVVQTKNDYTNEVFNGTVGTVLKAEGGRLTVEFDGNIVELSGAELFNLQLGYALTVHRAQGSEWPTVLGVLHEVHLPMLSRNLAYTALTRARERFFAVGSASAWEKAAGRQREARNTALLERIRGR from the coding sequence ATGACCGCTGCACCTCCCAGCGAACCCTTCCGCGTCACGGGCGGCGTGAACCGGGTGCGTTTTCGCGCGGAGAGCGGCTTTACCGTGATGAGCGCTCGGCTGCGCAACGCGGAGGGCGAGGACCCGGACGCGACGGTGATCGGGGTGATGCCGCCCCTGGAAGCCGGGGACACCTTCAGTGCCGAAGTGTTGATGGAGGAGCACCGCGAGTACGGCTATCAGTACCGCGTGCTGAATATGGTGCTCGAGGCTCAGCCGACGGATCTCACCGAAGCGGGGGTGGCGGCCTACCTCGAAGCTCGGGTGGGCGGTGTGGGCAAGGTGCTTGCCGGGCGCATCGCCAAGACCTTTGGTCCGGCCACCTTCGACGTGCTGGAGCAGGAACCGGAAAAGCTCCTTCAGGTGCCCGGCGTCACCGCCTCGACCCTGCACAAGATGGTGTCGAGCTGGTCACAGCAGGGCCTGGAGCGCCGGTTGCTCGCGGGCTTGCAGGGCCTCGGCCTCTCCATCTCGCAGGCGCAGCGCGCCGTGAAGCACTTCGGGGAGGCCGCGCTCGAACGCCTCCAGGCGGACCTCTTCGCGCTGACCGAGGTGGAGGGGATCGGCTTTCTGACCGCCGACCGGCTGTGGCAGGCGCGGGGCGGCGCGCAGGACGACCCGCGCCGCCTGACCGCCGCCGCCGTGTACGCCCTTCAGCAGGCGGGCCAGCAGGGCGGGCATTCCTTCCTGTCGCGTGCCCGCGCTGAGCGCGGCGTGCTGCACTACACCCGCGTCTCGCCCGAACAGGCGAGGCTTGCGGTGGAGACGGCCACCGAACTGGGCCGCCTCGCGGACGATTCCACGCCCGAAGGCGAAAGCCGCATCTACCTGCCGCACGTCCTCAGGGCCGAGAAAAAGCTCGCGGGACTGATCCGCACCCTGCTCGCCACGCCGCCCGCCGGGGACGAGTGGCCTGCCGCTGAAGACCTGCCCGCCGGCGCGGTCGGGGGGCTCTCGGAGGAACAGGCCCAGGTGCTCCACCTGCTTGCAGAACATCGCCTCGTGGTCTTGACCGGTGGCCCCGGCACGGGCAAAAGCACGACCACGCGAGCCGTGGCGGACCTGGCCGAGAGGCTGGGGCTGGAGGTCGGCCTCTGCGCCCCGACTGGCAAAGCCGCCCGCCGCCTGGGCGAAGTGACCGGGCGCCCCGCCTCCACCATTCACCGCCTGCTGGGGTACGGCCCGGCGGGCTTTCGGCATAACCACCTCGAACCCGCGCCGTATGACCTCCTCATCGTGGATGAGGTCAGCATGACGGGGGACGCGCTGATGCTCTCGCTGCTCGCCGCTGTGCCGCCGGGGGCGCGGGTGCTCCTCGTGGGAGACACCGACCAGCTTCCTCCGGTGGAGGCGGGGTTGCCCCTCCTCGCGATCGCCCAGACGGCGCCCACCGTCCGCCTCAGCCGGGTGTACCGTCAGGCCGCCGAGAACCCCATCATCCGCGCGGCGCACGGCCTGTTGCACGGGCAGGCCCCGGCCTGGGGCGACCCGCGCCTTGACCTCACCGAGACGGAGCCCGACGTGGGTGCCCGCCGGGTGGCCCTGATGGTGCGCGAACTGGGCGGCCCCGGTCAGGTCCAGGTGCTCACGCCCATGCGCAAGGGACCGCTCGGCGTGGAGGCCCTCAACCGCCACCTCCAGTCCCTCTTTAACCCCGGTGAGGGCGGCATCCGCATCGCGGACGGCGAGGCGCGGCCCGGCGACGTGGTCGTGCAGACCAAGAATGACTACACGAACGAGGTCTTCAATGGCACTGTTGGCACCGTCCTCAAGGCCGAGGGCGGCCGCCTGACGGTGGAGTTTGACGGCAACATCGTCGAACTCTCTGGGGCGGAACTCTTCAACCTGCAACTCGGCTACGCGCTGACCGTTCACCGGGCACAGGGCAGCGAGTGGCCCACCGTCCTAGGCGTCTTGCACGAGGTGCACCTGCCGATGCTCTCACGCAACCTCGCCTATACCGCCCTGACCCGTGCCCGCGAGCGCTTCTTTGCGGTGGGCTCGGCCTCTGCGTGGGAGAAGGCGGCGGGACGGCAACGCGAGGCGCGGAATACGGCGCTGCTGGAGCGGATTCGGGGGCGGTAA
- a CDS encoding exonuclease SbcCD subunit D has translation MRVLHTADFHAGRNLRGFDRTPEVHEALVEIAELARSEKVDVVLIAGDLFDTANPSAEAEAAVFDFFLRLRDANIPAIAVAGNHDSAARLHSLAGLLGWVGVQLVAQPTPHPRDMVRTVETRGGERLTVGALPFLSERRLIKAADVLGGDVGAWRQKYREGMGFFLHRLAEGFRGDSVNMVMLHATLDGAVPSGSEKTMQFDLMNAYTLSPLQLPAAAQYVALGHIHKPQQNSDSPLAHYPGSVIQLDFGEGGEKKQVNLVEVEAGRPARVMPIPLTSGRELRTVRVTLDHVEQGLAKLAGFSGLVKVVVQAPAGTALPGLKDRVLRQVPNTLAVELDAVQDDLAAPELKRAGLSLSELYEQFHRERRGELPDDLRAAFHEADEAARGGEVVA, from the coding sequence ATGCGCGTACTTCACACCGCAGATTTCCATGCCGGGCGGAATCTGAGGGGGTTTGACCGAACGCCCGAGGTTCATGAGGCTCTGGTGGAGATCGCCGAGCTGGCCCGCAGCGAAAAGGTGGACGTGGTGCTGATTGCGGGTGACCTCTTCGACACCGCGAACCCATCGGCAGAAGCCGAGGCCGCCGTGTTCGACTTTTTCCTGCGCCTGCGCGACGCGAACATCCCGGCTATCGCGGTTGCCGGCAACCACGACTCGGCTGCTCGGCTGCACAGCCTGGCGGGGCTGCTGGGCTGGGTCGGCGTGCAGCTGGTCGCACAGCCCACCCCCCATCCCCGCGACATGGTCCGCACCGTGGAGACGCGCGGCGGCGAGCGGCTGACGGTGGGGGCGCTGCCCTTCCTGTCCGAGCGGCGCCTGATCAAGGCCGCCGACGTGCTGGGCGGCGACGTGGGAGCGTGGCGACAGAAATACCGTGAAGGAATGGGGTTTTTTCTGCATAGGCTCGCCGAAGGCTTCCGGGGGGACAGCGTGAACATGGTGATGCTCCATGCGACGCTGGACGGGGCCGTTCCCAGCGGCTCCGAGAAAACCATGCAGTTTGACCTGATGAACGCCTATACCCTCTCGCCGCTACAACTGCCCGCCGCGGCGCAGTACGTGGCGCTGGGGCACATTCACAAGCCGCAGCAGAATTCCGACTCGCCCCTTGCCCACTACCCCGGTTCGGTGATCCAGCTCGATTTTGGGGAGGGCGGCGAGAAAAAGCAGGTCAACCTGGTGGAGGTGGAAGCCGGACGCCCCGCTCGGGTGATGCCGATTCCGCTCACAAGCGGGCGCGAGCTGCGAACGGTGCGGGTCACGCTTGACCACGTGGAACAGGGGCTGGCCAAACTCGCAGGCTTCAGCGGTCTGGTGAAAGTGGTGGTGCAGGCCCCAGCGGGCACCGCCCTCCCCGGCCTCAAGGACCGGGTGCTGCGCCAGGTCCCCAATACGCTGGCCGTCGAACTGGACGCCGTACAGGACGACCTGGCCGCGCCTGAGCTGAAACGCGCGGGCCTGAGCCTCTCCGAACTCTACGAGCAGTTTCACCGTGAACGCCGCGGGGAACTCCCCGATGATCTGCGGGCCGCCTTTCATGAGGCGGACGAGGCGGCGCGGGGTGGCGAGGTGGTCGCGTGA